Below is a window of Triticum urartu cultivar G1812 unplaced genomic scaffold, Tu2.1 TuUngrouped_contig_9288, whole genome shotgun sequence DNA.
GCCGGACGTGACAGAACATGCATATGTTGTGGGAAATTCATTCAAACCTGGCATGGATGCCTATCATGGGCATGCCCGCCTACTGGAAAAGGTTGGGGTGATTTCATGCATGTTCAAAAATAGATCATGTTCAACAAAGGGTGTTCGGGTAGGCGAGAAGGGTCAatttcttcatcttttttggtgagGAAATTGGGCCATTTCAAATATGTTGAAAAATAACGTGCTCTCAGATGAACTGTTCTGACATTACCGAATAATCTCCATTGAACATGGTGTTTTTTGGACATCCTTGAAATGACCCCAACTAATAAATACAAAGGGATAAAATTGAAAACAGTAAGTGTTTTTTAAAACATTTAATAAATATTTTATATTTTTATTAAATCACTAGTTTAAAAGGTTAGTTACAACTTGTATTTTGGTATtcaaaaaagagaaaaatgaGTTAACAAAATAAGAAATCAAatgaaaaaacagaaaataaaataaaacactTAGGCCTTGGCCCAACTAGGCGACGACATTGCTCTCGTCGGGCACGTGTTGGGCCGGTCCAAGAGCTCACGGATTTGAAAAGTTCATCAattgttttaaaaaaattcaTGGATTTGAATATTTTCACAAAAAATCGAAATAAAGTTCACTATGAAATTTGCAAAAAAGTTTTCTCGGTCTTGGGAACCTCGGGTTCCCAGCCATTTTTTCTTGTTTTGGGACCTTCTCGGAGGTCGTGAACcatgtttttctttttctttttatctTCTCTTGTGTTTATTTGTTTGTCTTCTTAGACTTTTCGTTTATTATGTTTATTTTTTATATTTCTCATTTTTTTTCAGaattcaaattttgttcatatttttctgttttttctagaattccatttttttacttttttcaaaaaatgttcatgtttgaattttttttatttttttaaaaaactgTTCGTATTTTGACATTCTGAGCATGTTTGAAAGGCATGAACATTTGTTTTGAAATTTATGTACAATTTTTAAAAATACAAATATTAGTATTTTATGAACAAAACAGGAAAACTAGAAACCCTAAAGAAAACCGTGCAAAAAAAAAGAGAGATAAACTAAAGAGTGGAGGTGCTGTGTTTTTTTCTTGGGCACAAGAAGTGGAAAACAAGCCAAGAAAGCAAATCTGATGTGCTGTCCCGGATGGTTTGTGCAGCTACAGATAGCGCGTGCGGGTTGTGCTTCGAATCCAGCCGATGGCATCTATTTTTTGACAATTAAAACTAAAAAAACGTAAATGGGCTGAGCCTGTGGTTCGAATCCAGCCGATGGCATCTATTTTTTGACAATTAAAACAAAAAAAACGTAAATGGGCTGAGCCCATCAGGGATGGCTGTTCGTCGGGTATTATACGAACCTGCAGCGTATATACGTTCTATGTAGGAAAGTGAATACAATTTGTGAAAAATTCATACTACCCTTTATACGTTTTATGGGGGGAGGGGGTTGTACCGAAGCACTTCTCATATACATATATAtccgtatgttgtagtccatttgaaatgtctaaaaaaacttatatttaggaacagagagaGTAGAAAAGAATCCCGGCATCAATCAATTTGACATCAACAATTTGTTTGCCTCCTTCAGAGTACAGCTTGCATGTGATTTGTCCGGCGTCACAGATGAATCACCATTAAAAGAAGAGTGCAAGATGCAGCCATAGAATTAAGAATGTGATGATGCAAACATGAGTGAGAGCATATCATCAGATCATGTAACGCAATGCAGATCATAACGCCACCAGGCATCTTTGTTTATGCAGATCAGATCCATACTACATTGGGTTTCAAACACCATCGGAACATTCCTAAAGTATATAAGAGAGAAATCATTTGCAGGAACTATGTATTGTATGCATAAGAAGTAGCTGAACCAACCCTTTCCAGGCACGCCGACCGATGACGGCAAATATTCCTACATGAGTATGTATATGTATGTTCTCTAGTATCTATCCGTCTGATCAAGACCACGTTCTGAGGCTAACGACACCGCAGATCATGGAGTTTTCGCCGTGCTTGCTTCGAGTAACCAACCATTACAAGGAATCTACAGGAACCTGGCTGTGCTTTACAGTGGGAGATATCTGAACAGGAGGTGACTTGCATCATGCTCTGGTATGTCTTGAGGATGGTAAGTATGTAAGGTGACTTGCATCATCCTCTCGTATGTCTTGAGGATGGTAAGTAAGGAAGGTGACTTGCATCATGCTCTGGTATGTCTTGAGGATGGTAAGTATGTCTCAAGCCTACTGTCACTGCACAAATGGAGCAGATCACCAGGATTAGTTGCTTATCACTGATGAACAGACATACATACACTACGATTTCTATGCACAAGTAAGCAGAGGAGCAAACTTACAACGCGTTTTGGCCGTTTGCCTGTCGATTCGACGGCGCTACTGCTGCTGCGAATACTCCCTTGACCCCCTGCTCCAGCCTTGGACTTATTGGCTGTTGTGTACATAAACGCAGAACAAGAGAGAAAATTACACGAGTGTGATTGATCACTCAGGGAAGAGACGCATAAATAAAGGGAAGAGAAAGTGGTGTGCTCACGAAATCTGCTCCCGTAGTCATTGCCGCACACTTTGCACTTGCACTTTGAGGAGCACTTGATGTTACGCTTCACGCAACCGCAGCGACTGGCGCATTTGGTTTGGCATTTACACCCCACAGCAGACTCCTTGGCAGCCTGAAATAAGCGCGCCGCATTTCAGGTACTTGGCAGAGGTCAGAGCATTTCCACCGGTATTCATGAGTGTAGTGTGCTCTCCTCTTAAGAGAGAAGAAGATACCTGTGCCGCCCCACGAGTGGTCGGACCTGAAGCAGGAACCTCTCCCTTGATCCCGCTGCCCGGGAATAGATCCTGAAGCTTCTCCCGGTTTCTGCAGTCCTTGCACTTGCAACGGTCACAGCAAGGCAAGACAGCCCTGACACATCTGCAGTTCCTGCACGccgcatatcaacaagcaacagTAAAATTGCAGCACCGGACAAATAATGTATCAATTAACTAGCTAGTTGATGGATGCATCTGGTTGACATAATTCAACTCTGCATACCCGTTTTCGCACTTGGAGGTGGGACAGCTGCACCGTGGCGCAGACCCTGGTTTTCGTGCTGGGAATGGCTTAGCCCTGGTATCCGGCGCGAGGACCGCCACAACAGAGCCCGAGTGAAGCGTTTGAGCGGCAGGAGCTTTGTTCTTGGTGTGTTCAGCAAATTTCTCTGCGATCGTGTCTTCATTATCCAAGATGTTCTCGCACTTACCACGACACTTGCAGTCCTTAGAGCAGACCCCTTCCTTTGTGAAACAAGCACAACCCCTGTACATAACAAAACAATTAGCAAACTGGTTGGATGGATCAGTTTAAAAAAAATCTGGATAGATCAGGTTCATGTCATTTGAATTGTTTGCGGTTTTGCACGTACTCATGGAAGCAATTGCGGTTAGCACACGAGCACTTCTGCGATTGCGACATCATGGCCAATGATGAGGAGCTAGCTGCAATGAGAATATGAGATGCACAGTATGAGATAGGATGCATGCTGTGGGATGCACGATCAAACTTGCTCAGAAAACTTATGTTCAGCTAGACAATTTCTGAAGAAGGCATTCAGTTCAGATAAACCAACAGTGGGATTGTGCTCAAAAATCTATACTAGTACGTACAATTGAATAGGAAAAATGCATGCATCCAACTAGATATCAGAGATCTCAACATGCTCTAACTTACTGCAATCCAAAGCAGTATGCACAGCAGCAGATATCAAAGATTTTTCAATCCGCATTACAGGACAAAGTTTCCAAGCGTCAGAGTTCAGAGTTAAATCTACAGCCAGCAAGCATTCACGAACCATGCCAGCAACTAAGAACTCAAGTAAACTATACATTATAGCAGATGAACCAACTAGTACTTTACTAATTACCTTTGTGGAAGCAACTGAATATTGACACTCAGCAAGGGGAGAGATAAATATAATGGGTTCAGCAACCAATTTTGCTCAGAAACTAAGAAAATCAGAAGGATTTTTTTCTAAGAATGCGCTAACAAACAAAACAGTTGGTAGGAATTTTTTTGCTGAGAATACGGTAACAAACAAAAGAGTTGGCGGCACCATTAACAATCATTCATGAATTACACAAATAACTAAGAACCCAAGTAAACTATATTATAGCAGATGGATCTCAACATCAGCAGGTGCAATAAATACATATGGTTTAGAGCAGGAACCAAGAAATTTTAACAAAATGAAATAGTTCATTAATTATGCATCCAAATGCACCATGCCCATAGAATTTGCAGACTATACTCAACAATGAACTAGAACTAATTCCGAAGAACACACGCGCGCAATCTTGTCTAGGCAGAAAATACATGCATCCACCTACACGGTTGGCGTATGAAATAGGCCAGCATTTTACAGCGTAGGTTGTATGCTGCATTCGACGCAATGCAAGACGAATGTCAATCAAAAGAAGATGAGTGCTTGCCTGGAGAATCAGAGCTGATTAACTTTGTGAAAACATCTGTATCCTAGAAAACACCCAGTACTTAAGACTTGGCCAAGGTTGACAGATATATAATGGGTTCAGCAACCAATTTTGCTCAGAAACTAACAAAATCAGAAGGATATTTTTCTGAGAATACGTAACAAACAGTACAGTAGGTGGCACCCTTAGCAAGCATTCATGAATCATGCCAGTAACTTAGAACGCAAGTAAACTAGCAAATGAATCTCAACATCAGCAGATGATTGAAATAGAAATGCATCCGAATGCAAGACAGACAGAACCTGTCATCGTAAAGGAACATCATGCAGGACAGCTCATCTTACAGCAATGTGCACACAAATTGGGCTAAGCAACGCACCAAGAACAAGTCAAGCAAAATTGCATGCCACTCGATAAATAGGTCAGCATAGCACTAAGTCTGAGTGCACGCAAACAGACAGGCAATCGGTCGAACAGCCTTAGTGCACGCAGTCTGATCGATTTTGCTCAGGATTCAGGAACATGACCAGTAGCCAGCAACGAAACGACCAAATCGTGGTCATCGACAAGAATCGTGCTCAGGATGATGAACCGCATACATACTGGACACACACGATTTCTTCCACCCAATCCGACGCTAGAGGATCCTATTCCTAGGAGCACGAACGCCACCGATGACGCGCGCTCGCCGCGTGCCGACGAGGTGGAGAGGGTGGGGATGCTTCTGCAGGCGGGGTCGGGGAGAGACGCGTGGTGCTTGCTCGCGTCGCGCCTACGGACGCGCAGCGGTGCGAGCGCTACGGAGGAGCGCGGCGGTTCCTCCCCGGCGCATGGGAGGAGCGCGTGGCGGGGGGTGCTCTCGTCGCGGTCGGCGCGGCGAGAGG
It encodes the following:
- the LOC125532178 gene encoding protein lin-54-like isoform X1, which gives rise to MHPISYCASHILIAASSSSLAMMSQSQKCSCANRNCFHEGCACFTKEGVCSKDCKCRGKCENILDNEDTIAEKFAEHTKNKAPAAQTLHSGSVVAVLAPDTRAKPFPARKPGSAPRCSCPTSKCENGNCRCVRAVLPCCDRCKCKDCRNREKLQDLFPGSGIKGEVPASGPTTRGAAQAAKESAVGCKCQTKCASRCGCVKRNIKCSSKCKCKVCGNDYGSRFPNKSKAGAGGQGSIRSSSSAVESTGKRPKRVVMTVGLRHTYHPQDIPEHDASHLPYLPSSRHTRG
- the LOC125532178 gene encoding protein tesmin/TSO1-like CXC 2 isoform X2 encodes the protein MMSQSQKCSCANRNCFHEGCACFTKEGVCSKDCKCRGKCENILDNEDTIAEKFAEHTKNKAPAAQTLHSGSVVAVLAPDTRAKPFPARKPGSAPRCSCPTSKCENGNCRCVRAVLPCCDRCKCKDCRNREKLQDLFPGSGIKGEVPASGPTTRGAAQAAKESAVGCKCQTKCASRCGCVKRNIKCSSKCKCKVCGNDYGSRFPNKSKAGAGGQGSIRSSSSAVESTGKRPKRV